The Terriglobia bacterium genome includes a region encoding these proteins:
- a CDS encoding winged helix-turn-helix domain-containing protein produces MHSPGYRNKSGHSNPQESGDATAAKTPDEAFSREDGFYDAGDIAQVKYEMLRYVANGHSIDEAVRTFGFSSRRSFYQARADFERAGLAGLIPRYAVKLHGQMEDEADEAQYTPHIRLDSIVRTHERMQEELQGSGAPLARAFISDHLEIDFIMRKVRVGKKNVHLTPKEFDLLRYLVSQARRAVPHKELLRAVWGPEFIDHPECLRVCITHLRKKVEPDPSEPRYILTEPWVGYRFVDCGP; encoded by the coding sequence ATGCACTCGCCCGGTTACCGGAATAAATCCGGTCATTCGAATCCGCAGGAGAGCGGCGATGCAACCGCCGCGAAAACTCCTGACGAGGCGTTCTCCCGTGAAGATGGGTTTTACGACGCGGGTGACATCGCGCAGGTCAAATACGAGATGCTTCGCTATGTCGCCAACGGACACTCCATCGATGAAGCCGTGCGGACATTCGGCTTTTCGTCGCGGCGGTCATTTTACCAGGCGCGAGCCGACTTCGAGCGGGCAGGCCTTGCTGGTTTGATTCCCAGATACGCGGTGAAGCTGCACGGGCAAATGGAGGATGAGGCTGACGAGGCGCAGTACACTCCCCACATTCGCCTGGATTCGATCGTGCGAACTCACGAACGGATGCAGGAGGAACTGCAGGGGTCCGGAGCGCCGCTGGCGAGGGCCTTTATATCCGATCATCTCGAAATCGACTTCATCATGCGCAAGGTCCGCGTTGGAAAGAAAAACGTTCATTTGACACCCAAAGAATTCGACTTGCTCCGTTATCTCGTGTCGCAAGCAAGAAGGGCTGTTCCCCACAAGGAACTGCTGCGCGCCGTGTGGGGCCCGGAGTTTATCGACCATCCTGAATGCCTGCGCGTCTGTATCACGCATCTTCGTAAAAAAGTCGAGCCCGATCCGTCGGAGCCGAGATACATCCTGACCGAGCCCTGGGTTGGCTACCGGTTCGTGGATTGCGGACCGTGA